A single genomic interval of Phaeodactylum tricornutum CCAP 1055/1 chromosome 5, whole genome shotgun sequence harbors:
- the Lhcx3 gene encoding protein fucoxanthin chlorophyll a/c protein (Related to LI818s of Chlamydomonas), with protein MKCIAAIALLATTASAFNAFGAAKKAAPKKPVFSIETIPGALAPVGIFDPLGFAAKADESTLKRYREAELTHGRVAMLATVGFLVGEAVEGSSFLFDASIKGPAISHLAQVPTPFWVLLTIFIGAAEQTRAVIGWRDPSDVPFDKPGLLNEDYTPGDIGFDPLGLKPTDAEELRVLQTKELQNGRLAMLAAAGFMAQELVDGKGILEHLL; from the exons ATGAAGTGCATCGCCGCTATCGCTCTTCTCGCCACTACGGCGTCCGCCTTTAACGCATTCGGTGCCGCCAAGAAGGCTGCGCCCAAAAAGCCG GTATTCTCGATCGAAACGATCCCCGGTGCGCTCGCTCCCGTTGGTATCTTTGATCCCCTCGGTTtcgccgccaaggccgaCGAGTCCACCCTGAAGCGATACCGCGAAGCCGAGCTCACCCACGGACGGGTGGCCATGCTCGCTACCGTTGGCTTCTTGGTCGGTGAAGCCGTGGAAGGATCTTCCTTCCTCTTTGATGCTTCTATCAAAGGACCTGCTATTTCTCATCTCGCCCAAGTGCCGACTCCGTTCTGGGTTCTCTTGACCATTTTCATCGGGGCCGCGGAACAGACCCGTGCCGTCATCGGCTGGCGGGATCCTTCCGACGTACCCTtcgacaagcccggtctCTTGAACGAGGACTACACCCCGGGTGACATTGGCTTTGATCCTCTCGGACTCAAGCCAACGGATGCGGAAGAACTCAGGGTTCTACAGACCAAGGAACTCCAGAACGGACGCTTGGCCATGCTTGCTGCCGCTGGATTCATGGCGCAGGAACTCGTGGACGGCAAGGGAATCTTGGAACACCTCCTCTAA